CACTGTCCTGTGTTCTGTCATCAAtattgggtgctttttttttttctgccccccccccccccccccttttttttcttttctgaattcagGTTCTAAAAAAGATCTGGAAATGATCTGAAACGTTGTCACCAGAcctcatctccctccctccccgatTAAACAAGAGACCAAtttccccacatccctccccccagcccctcaaacCGATACACCAgtaaatagcaaaagaaaaaaaaaaaaaaaccaaaaaaaaaaccaaaaaaccaaaaaacctacacACATGCTACGCCGTAAAAATGCAGAGTTAACACTATTGGGAAGAAGGCTGTGGGTTGCTGAGATGGTCTTTGAAGAACAAGCAGTATCCATCTgcactccccctccccagcccacccatACCAGCGAGAGTCCTTCATGGAAGGGGCTTTGCTTCCTCTACCACAAGCTGCAAAATAGTCAGCCTTGAAACAAACACCCCAATTCCTCCCTCCCAAACCCCCCCGGTatcccccctgcccttccctgtccttcccttcccttcccccttcccttctcttcccttcccttcccccttcccaccccccccaagaCTGAGCCGGGCTGGTTTGAATCTGTACACAGCATgaagctgcagaaagcagttgaACAGCTGCAGGGCACAGAAACCATACTGGTCTCTTCAAAGGGCATCTTCTTCAGCCATCTCTACGCTCCCAACCGAGCAGAGCTGCGTTCTCTCCCTCTTGCTCAAACCCACAGTTCAGATCTTTATACAAAGGCTGGCCAGGGCGGGTGCCAGGGGTTAGTTCTTGTCCTCTTTCTTGTCATCGTCCTCTGAGGGGTAGGAATGCCATGTCAACCTCTCCTCATAGAACGAGATGACCACCTGGGGGCACTTGATGTTGGCTTCCTTGGCAGGGACCAGGTCGGCCTCATCCGAGTTCTTCCTACAGGCCAGAGCAGAGGTGCAAGTTAGGGGGCTGCGGAGGGGAGACGGAAGAAGTGGAGACCGGATTAAAAATCAAGAAGCAGTAGGTAAACAGAGTCCCCGAGCTGCTCAGGGGATCTGAGCGATCCCTTCCCGAGTGGCTCTGGAGCGGGGAGAAGCAGCACGTGAGCCCAGGAAAAATTCAGGCGTCAGTTCAGCTCGGTGTTGtcggggatggggaagagaagccAAATCAAAGCTGCGGCCCTGCCCTCAGCCACTCCGTACTCCTGAGACGGTGCAAAAGCAAACGGCTCCCACACCTACGCCGGACTGGTGTGGCTCCCACCTGCGCCAGCGACAAGCCCTGTGTCACTACGGCCGAAGGGGACATGGTCATGGTCAAGGCtctcctctgggtgcagccttCCGAAACTGCAGCCCGCACACCATGACGCCATGCCCCTCTCTCTCCCCAAGCTCGCGCCTGCTGCCGGGGGACATCTTAAGAGCCACACAATCCCGAGGGCCCTACCTGCTCGTTTCACATCCACGTTAGCCTCAGCGCAGAGGGTCACCTCAGGCAGCAGTGCCATCGCGAGAGATTTCATGCCAGGTAGCAGGGACTCCCCAGGCGCAGGTCCTTCCCTCTCTGGCATAGAATAAGTGAAGAAGTGACAGACACAAAGACACACTCACCACTTCATCAGGAACATGAGCTCCCCGCTGGAATCCGTGGCACCAATGATTCGCTCTGGCTCAAATCCTCGGGCAAAGCCTCGCGGTTTCTCCGACTGAAAAGAGACAAGTTTCCACTTGAAGCATCGCAGGGTGACAGCCACAACCCTGTTTCTGGTCACCAGGACACACTGGTGGCTGTTCAGAAGGGCTCTGGTGCTCAGACCAAGGCCAGTGGGGAACTGTGACGACCACCCAGGTGTAAACCCACTGCACAGAGGTGACCTCTCTCTGCcaggccccggggcagcccagCAGAGTGCCCTGCTCATGCAGCAAGCAGAGGATCCGATTTCCAAGGCTCTGCTGGTCAAATTCTCGTGCTGGCCAAGACTCGTAGCTCCTGGGATGAAAACCAGATGGCAGAGCCTTTTTACTGCCCCTTTTCCCAAGCAAACATGAGCCCCCTGAGCAGGAGGCTCTCTGCTCcaccctcttctctctcttcaaGGGGCAACAGGTAACTCCTGCCTCTGGTTTCACCCCTTGTGTGGTTCTTCAGGAGAAGCTGGGGCTCTCTACCCTTTTGGTTCAAGATCTGGCCTTTCCCTTTAGTGCTAGGGCTGGCTCTGGATTCGCTCAGAGGCCTGGCTTAGACGACAGCTCGTGCCTCCTTCCGAAAGCTacagcttttcaaaagcacttcaGCGGTGTCTCGTTGAAGTGAAATCATTTCCCCTCCGTGCAGGAGAAGAGTTTGACTGCGGGTTTGGAGCGTGGCTGCTCCAGCTGCTAGACACCGTGCCAAACGCAGGGGTACGGAGGTGAGCACTgaaaccaccccccccgcctcacctcctccttcttcttctttggTTTGCTCTCCTCCCCTTTATCCTCCGTGTCAGACTCCGCTTTGCGCTTGCTTCCCTCGGACTTCTCGCTCTCGTGTGCGGTTTTCTGGGACTGAAGGAACTCTGCAATGAGGTCTGGGCAGTCGAGGTTCTCCTCTGGCTCCCATGTGTTATCTTCACTGCAATCAAAGACAACAGCTTAGTTTTACATACGGGCAGCTCGCTGCAGCTTTCCCTGCCAAGAAAAGTCCTGGACACCAGGTCACACGGAGATGCCGAGAGAAGCAGCAGTCTGGATGAGGATGTCCTCATCCCATGAAACAGGACCCTGCCCCGATCCAGGCTGGGATACCAGAGGGCAGGGCAGTTATTTCCCTTTTCAGGAGAGAAATGCAATTCATTTTATCTGGCTGCCTGTTTCACACAAGGTTTAAGAGGGGGAAGCCCCACCACGGCGCTGCACAGCCTGTTTGCGAGACAGAAACGGGACTTTCTCACCCAGGCTGTGCTCTCGTCGCCCTGATTAGAGCTCGAGGCATTTAGCACCGCCGTTTTTATCACCACGGCTGCCCTTGGCCTGTTAGCTTCCTTTTACAGACAAGGAGAGAGGCGCAGGGAGACCGAGCCACCCGCCCGGAGCCTTCGGGAGccaaaggcagaagagaaggcAGGCGCTTACTCCGAGAAGCCTTTCCACTTCAGCAGGTATTCCACTTTGCCCTTTACCACTCGCCGATCCAGGACCTTCTCCACCAcatactcctcctcctcttcctctagGACCTCTTCTACTTtcttcttgttctgtttttttcccattgtGCTGGCCAGTTTTTCAGCTTACGGGCGACGCTGctaaaagaggagggagaaccacATGTTTGTGTCAAGGTCGGGTTTGCCTTTGCCGGGCAGCAAACATACTGGGTACGCAAGAGGCAAAGCACAGCACAGGAACGCTGCTTTGGAGAAAATGGGCGCCTACAAAGTAGGTAACACAccaagagctgggctgggctggtcctGGAGCTGGAAAGGCCAACAGGAAtctccagcaggagctgctgcacttACACGACACCATTCTGACACCCGGCTTTGGCCTTTTTGTCTCCCCAGCACCTTATTTCACCTACTCCATCAAAATCCCACCTGACTCCACCCATACTTTGTCCCCGCTCTCAGTACACCGTGTCTTGACCTTGCTGCTCCCATTGCTGCCCACTGACCTCTAGAAATGAAGCGGCATCCCACGTCAGCTGCTCCACACCTTGTCCTTCCTCTGTCGAGTCCCACGCGTCCCCCCTCAA
This sequence is a window from Rissa tridactyla isolate bRisTri1 chromosome 19, bRisTri1.patW.cur.20221130, whole genome shotgun sequence. Protein-coding genes within it:
- the CBX1 gene encoding chromobox protein homolog 1 isoform X1, with amino-acid sequence MGKKQNKKKVEEVLEEEEEEYVVEKVLDRRVVKGKVEYLLKWKGFSDEDNTWEPEENLDCPDLIAEFLQSQKTAHESEKSEGSKRKAESDTEDKGEESKPKKKKEESEKPRGFARGFEPERIIGATDSSGELMFLMKCPLTCTSALACRKNSDEADLVPAKEANIKCPQVVISFYEERLTWHSYPSEDDDKKEDKN
- the CBX1 gene encoding chromobox protein homolog 1 isoform X2, which produces MGKKQNKKKVEEVLEEEEEEYVVEKVLDRRVVKGKVEYLLKWKGFSDEDNTWEPEENLDCPDLIAEFLQSQKTAHESEKSEGSKRKAESDTEDKGEESKPKKKKEESEKPRGFARGFEPERIIGATDSSGELMFLMKWKNSDEADLVPAKEANIKCPQVVISFYEERLTWHSYPSEDDDKKEDKN